The following are from one region of the candidate division KSB1 bacterium genome:
- a CDS encoding cbb3-type cytochrome c oxidase subunit II encodes MRKSSEFAFIMLLLLGGNLPAQDKAASPPFDALAGRSIYAAKKCGDCHNQGATKFTAIKKNYDAAGHAKHATDLNLPMALGEPKSERAKKKMLEKESEALAAYLDHRKAADAAPENFVTAGLIMVRESCRNCHLIQGTGSDTGPALAGVGAKRDYKWLYDHFVDPQKFVKDSTMPKFGEKLGKTELEALSAYLVTWK; translated from the coding sequence ATGCGGAAGTCTTCGGAATTCGCATTCATCATGCTGCTGTTGCTCGGTGGCAATTTGCCGGCACAAGACAAGGCCGCGTCCCCGCCGTTCGACGCCCTCGCCGGCCGCAGCATTTACGCCGCCAAAAAATGCGGTGACTGCCACAATCAGGGCGCGACAAAATTCACCGCCATCAAGAAAAACTATGACGCCGCCGGCCACGCCAAGCATGCCACGGATCTCAACCTGCCCATGGCGCTGGGCGAACCCAAGTCCGAACGCGCCAAAAAGAAGATGCTGGAAAAAGAAAGCGAGGCGCTTGCGGCCTACCTGGACCATCGCAAGGCCGCAGATGCCGCGCCCGAAAACTTCGTGACCGCCGGTTTGATCATGGTGCGGGAATCCTGCCGCAATTGCCACCTGATTCAGGGCACCGGCAGTGACACCGGCCCCGCGCTCGCCGGCGTGGGCGCCAAACGTGATTACAAATGGCTCTACGATCACTTCGTCGACCCGCAAAAGTTCGTGAAAGACTCCACCATGCCCAAGTTCGGCGAAAAGCTCGGCAAAACCGAGCTGGAGGCACTCAGCGCCTATCTCGTGACGTGGAAGTGA
- a CDS encoding methyltransferase domain-containing protein has protein sequence MPVIERQPVEKPAPFDALAASYDAGEAANPILQWMRQRLQQAALPTFAGGRRLLEIGSGTGTDAVFFARQGFTVVGVEPAAAMLAVAQAKVNAAGCAPRVRLVQTAAEALAPVTAAAPFDGMFSNFGALNCVADLRGFAEQAARVLRPGAPVFLVVMPPLCPWEITCHLLCGRPRTAFRRWLGRHGVLVNLAGSAVRTCYFTPAEMRACFAPWFVLVRQFSVGLLVPPPYVRRLACKPAWLRALAHCEEKIADWPVLRNWGDHVALLFRRR, from the coding sequence ATGCCTGTGATCGAGCGGCAACCAGTCGAAAAGCCTGCCCCCTTCGACGCTCTCGCTGCGAGCTACGACGCCGGGGAGGCCGCCAATCCCATTTTGCAATGGATGCGGCAACGCCTGCAACAAGCCGCGCTGCCCACTTTTGCCGGCGGCCGGCGCTTGTTGGAGATTGGCAGCGGCACCGGCACGGATGCGGTCTTCTTTGCGCGCCAGGGCTTCACCGTGGTGGGTGTGGAACCGGCGGCTGCCATGCTGGCGGTGGCGCAGGCCAAAGTGAACGCCGCCGGCTGTGCGCCGCGTGTCCGCCTGGTTCAGACCGCGGCCGAAGCGCTGGCACCAGTCACAGCGGCGGCACCCTTCGACGGCATGTTCTCCAATTTCGGTGCGCTCAATTGTGTGGCGGATTTGCGCGGCTTTGCCGAACAAGCAGCGCGGGTGCTGCGACCCGGCGCGCCTGTTTTCCTCGTCGTCATGCCGCCGCTGTGCCCGTGGGAAATCACCTGTCATCTGTTGTGCGGCCGGCCGCGCACTGCTTTCCGCCGCTGGCTTGGGCGCCACGGCGTCCTGGTCAATCTCGCGGGCAGCGCGGTGCGCACGTGCTATTTCACGCCGGCGGAGATGCGTGCCTGCTTCGCTCCCTGGTTTGTGTTGGTGCGACAGTTCAGTGTCGGCCTGCTGGTGCCGCCGCCGTATGTCCGCCGGCTGGCGTGCAAACCGGCATGGCTCCGCGCCCTCGCGCACTGTGAGGAAAAAATTGCCGACTGGCCGGTGTTGCGCAATTGGGGCGATCATGTGGCGTTGCTCTTCCGCCGCCGGTGA